The sequence below is a genomic window from Aureispira sp. CCB-E.
TGCCTCTAGCTGCTCGAAAGGCATTGTACGCCTTTTTAGAAGACCATCAAGGACAAATTTACATCCCCAACCAAGTTGCGCGAGAACACAAAAAGCACCTCAAAAAAGTGCGTCAAAACTATAGTCGACAACTCTACTTAAATCAACCGAGCAAGCATCAACAAAAGGTTGAACAACAATTAAGAGATTATTTGGAGGAGAATGAAGATGTATTAGAAGCTTATCCTGAGTTTAAGAAGGATTTGGAGAGGGCTTATGCAAATAGTAGTAATATATTGAATCTACTGAACGTATTCTCCAAAGAACGTACGGCACGTTGCAAAAAACAATTACGTCGGTACGATTTAGAAAATTTGCTACCAAAATTCAACCATTTAGAGCCTCTACAAAAACAAGAGTTTAAGTTTCTGAAAGCTGAATTTGACGTTTTAAAGCAAGTAATTGATCAAGTTGATCAAAAGAATTTTGAGCACAAAGTGGATGCTTATTTATATCAAAATCCTAATAAAGTCTTTCCAGGAATAGGAGATCTTATTCAAAAACCTGAATCCCCTTATGGTGATTATTGTATTTATCATGAAATGCTAAAATGGACGGCAATCAACCAACCTCAATTGCCAATTATATTCTTGACCAATGATGTTACTAAACGAGATTGGGTAGACTGGGACAAGCGGGCTTACATTCATTACTTAGAGAACTTTTACCACAATACAGGCAATGTCTTCTACGTATTGCATGCCGAGGCTATTTTTTCTAGTGTATTAGAAATGCCATGCGAACATTTGGTTACACCCAACGAAATATGGGAGGATGTAGAGGCAGATGTGTTGGCAACCGACACCAACTGGCTAACAGTAACGCAATTGCAGGGATTATTGGAAGAGTTGTATCCTAATAGAAAAAAAGTAGATGAACCTTTAGCATTTTGGGAGACCTTGATAGAGGACTTGGCAGAGGAGTATAGTTTAGAAACTTATTGGGAATTAAA
It includes:
- a CDS encoding PIN-like domain-containing protein, coding for MEKKIGNEFSYGTQLNKEDKIVQEKAIDLYRTHFEKAQQLKKEFAVFLDTNVLLGYYQMPLAARKALYAFLEDHQGQIYIPNQVAREHKKHLKKVRQNYSRQLYLNQPSKHQQKVEQQLRDYLEENEDVLEAYPEFKKDLERAYANSSNILNLLNVFSKERTARCKKQLRRYDLENLLPKFNHLEPLQKQEFKFLKAEFDVLKQVIDQVDQKNFEHKVDAYLYQNPNKVFPGIGDLIQKPESPYGDYCIYHEMLKWTAINQPQLPIIFLTNDVTKRDWVDWDKRAYIHYLENFYHNTGNVFYVLHAEAIFSSVLEMPCEHLVTPNEIWEDVEADVLATDTNWLTVTQLQGLLEELYPNRKKVDEPLAFWETLIEDLAEEYSLETYWELKIELLEHYHLLIDLELSRYRIYNQLEALEMTLDLIYE